A window of Thermococcus aggregans contains these coding sequences:
- a CDS encoding RsmB/NOP family class I SAM-dependent RNA methyltransferase yields MELFYRITLHELIADILTLIEERELSSKNALERVFKRVIGKDRERARGLAHAYVFEIEKWRKKIDFIANSVIKGTKIEDFDLYLANLLRIGIFEMKFKKINPAIATDSVVRVVKERYDLKRAKFINAILREVESFNLDKALKKLKEKDRIEYLSVKFSHPRWYVEYVIDLLGYESAVRLLLSNNKPQRYYVRVNPLKTDIDTLAEYLEENNVRVARTPVDDVLKVLEYETPITCLDWYKEGYFVIQDLASAYVAHVLAPEKGERILDLAAAPGSKTFHVAHLMENTGEIIAVDYSLDRLKKMEAKMKVLGVKNVKLVHADGMKFKDKETFDKIILDAPCSSSGTYRQFPEVKWRFDKNKIKKVIQVQKAMIKNAYRNLKEGGEMTYSTCSIRVDENEENIKYAINKVGFELVDYPFTWGERGFTDIGDKVFRSFTHLHDCNSFFIAKLRK; encoded by the coding sequence ATGGAGTTGTTTTACAGAATAACTCTTCACGAGCTCATTGCCGATATATTGACCCTCATAGAGGAGCGCGAGCTTTCATCGAAGAACGCCCTAGAGAGAGTTTTCAAAAGAGTTATCGGAAAAGACAGGGAGAGGGCTAGAGGACTGGCTCATGCTTACGTTTTTGAGATTGAGAAATGGAGAAAGAAAATAGATTTTATCGCTAATTCTGTTATTAAAGGAACTAAAATTGAGGATTTTGACCTTTACCTTGCCAATCTTCTCAGGATCGGGATATTCGAGATGAAGTTTAAGAAAATAAATCCCGCAATAGCCACTGATTCAGTTGTCAGAGTTGTCAAAGAAAGATACGATTTAAAGAGGGCAAAGTTCATAAACGCGATTCTTAGGGAGGTAGAGAGTTTCAACCTGGATAAAGCTCTAAAAAAGCTCAAGGAAAAAGATAGGATAGAGTACTTAAGCGTAAAGTTCTCTCATCCGCGCTGGTATGTGGAGTATGTAATTGACCTTCTCGGCTACGAGAGCGCGGTAAGGCTTTTGCTAAGCAACAACAAGCCCCAGAGGTATTACGTCAGAGTCAACCCGCTAAAGACAGACATAGATACGCTTGCAGAGTACCTTGAGGAAAATAACGTCAGAGTTGCAAGGACCCCCGTTGATGACGTCTTAAAGGTTCTGGAGTACGAAACGCCGATAACCTGCTTAGATTGGTATAAGGAAGGCTATTTCGTAATCCAAGACCTGGCGAGTGCTTACGTTGCCCATGTTCTTGCCCCCGAAAAGGGAGAAAGGATTCTTGATTTAGCTGCTGCGCCGGGTAGTAAGACTTTCCATGTGGCCCATCTAATGGAGAACACCGGAGAGATAATTGCTGTCGATTATTCTCTTGATAGGCTCAAAAAAATGGAAGCCAAGATGAAGGTTCTAGGGGTCAAAAACGTCAAGCTTGTACACGCTGATGGCATGAAATTCAAGGACAAGGAAACGTTCGATAAAATAATACTCGATGCACCGTGTTCTTCTTCCGGGACATACAGACAGTTTCCGGAAGTCAAATGGCGTTTCGATAAAAACAAAATAAAGAAGGTTATCCAGGTTCAAAAGGCTATGATAAAAAACGCCTACAGAAATCTAAAAGAAGGGGGCGAAATGACGTATTCTACCTGCTCAATAAGGGTTGACGAAAACGAGGAGAACATAAAGTATGCCATAAATAAAGTAGGCTTTGAGCTTGTTGATTATCCCTTCACATGGGGAGAAAGAGGATTTACAGACATTGGAGACAAGGTTTTCAGAAGCTTTACCCACTTGCACGACTGTAACAGCTTTTTCATTGCGAAATTGAGAAAATGA
- a CDS encoding MTH1187 family thiamine-binding protein: MGVIIEFVIVPLGELSLSKYVAHVVKLLEEKGVKYQLTPMGTIIEVPTLEEGLEIIKEAHEAMFALGAKRVSTTIRIDDRRDKDRKMEDKIKSVLEKVRGDKD, from the coding sequence ATGGGGGTAATTATTGAGTTCGTTATCGTCCCGCTAGGAGAGCTGAGCTTAAGCAAATATGTAGCCCACGTAGTAAAGCTTTTAGAGGAGAAGGGGGTAAAATATCAATTGACACCTATGGGCACAATCATTGAGGTTCCAACCCTGGAAGAGGGGTTGGAGATAATCAAAGAAGCCCATGAAGCGATGTTTGCCCTTGGTGCGAAGAGAGTTTCGACAACGATAAGAATTGATGACAGACGTGACAAAGATAGAAAAATGGAAGATAAAATAAAATCAGTTCTCGAAAAAGTTCGGGGGGATAAAGATTAA
- a CDS encoding TIGR00296 family protein, whose product MHKIKDEWGEFLVRLARKAIEEYLNSGKEIEPPEDTPPELWEKMGVFVTLNRANAPPTQALRGCIGFPYPIYPLVKATIKAAIYAAVDDPRFPPVTLDELKDLRIEVSVLTPPEPVEGPPHERPKKIKVGRDGLIIKKGIYSGLLLPQVPIEWGWDEEEFLSETCWKAGLPPDCWLDEDTEVYRFTAEIFEEEYPNGPVKRKPLHAP is encoded by the coding sequence GTGCACAAGATAAAAGACGAGTGGGGAGAATTCTTGGTGAGATTGGCCAGAAAAGCCATAGAGGAGTACTTAAACTCTGGTAAGGAAATAGAACCTCCTGAGGATACTCCCCCGGAACTCTGGGAAAAAATGGGTGTTTTTGTGACCCTCAACAGGGCAAATGCTCCTCCCACTCAAGCGTTAAGAGGGTGCATAGGCTTCCCGTATCCAATATACCCCTTAGTCAAGGCAACTATAAAGGCCGCAATTTATGCGGCCGTTGATGACCCGCGCTTTCCCCCAGTTACGCTGGATGAACTAAAGGACTTGCGGATAGAGGTTAGTGTTCTAACCCCTCCAGAGCCAGTAGAAGGTCCTCCTCACGAAAGGCCCAAAAAGATAAAGGTTGGGAGAGATGGGCTAATCATTAAAAAGGGCATCTACAGCGGCCTATTGCTACCCCAAGTTCCCATTGAATGGGGATGGGATGAGGAGGAATTTTTAAGTGAAACATGCTGGAAAGCTGGTCTTCCGCCTGATTGCTGGCTAGATGAGGATACGGAGGTTTACCGTTTTACCGCGGAGATTTTTGAAGAGGAATATCCCAATGGGCCCGTGAAAAGAAAGCCCCTGCATGCTCCGTAG
- a CDS encoding dephospho-CoA kinase produces MIICVVGMPGSGKGQIVKIFEKYGVPHVSMGDVVREEADKRGIPRTPEGMNSVSIQLRQELGDNAVAKLTIPKVRELLRKHKAVVIDGVRSLDEIQTFKDAFPEEKIIIVAVHSSPKKRFERLKRRGRSDDPKTWREFEARDWKELKFGIGGVIALADYLIVNENHISEYREEIEKLAEKLGLKGDKTTS; encoded by the coding sequence ATGATAATCTGTGTAGTTGGCATGCCCGGTTCTGGAAAAGGCCAAATAGTGAAGATTTTTGAAAAATACGGAGTGCCTCACGTTTCTATGGGCGACGTTGTGAGGGAAGAGGCAGATAAAAGAGGAATTCCAAGAACTCCAGAAGGGATGAACAGCGTAAGCATTCAGCTAAGACAAGAGCTTGGCGACAACGCAGTGGCAAAGTTGACAATTCCAAAGGTAAGGGAACTTTTAAGGAAGCACAAAGCCGTCGTAATAGATGGAGTGAGGTCTCTGGATGAAATCCAAACATTCAAGGACGCATTTCCTGAGGAAAAGATAATCATAGTGGCTGTGCATTCTTCTCCAAAAAAGAGGTTCGAACGATTGAAAAGAAGAGGAAGAAGCGACGATCCAAAAACATGGAGGGAATTTGAGGCCAGAGATTGGAAAGAACTAAAGTTCGGGATTGGAGGAGTTATTGCCCTTGCGGATTATCTAATAGTTAACGAGAACCACATCTCAGAATACAGGGAAGAAATAGAGAAGCTCGCAGAGAAGCTTGGGTTAAAAGGAGACAAGACTACTTCTTAA
- a CDS encoding DUF373 family protein: MLAIDRDDDFGKKARVRGPVIGRDACIDAALKLSLADPEDSDANVLYAAVKLYDELKGKGEFEDVEVALITGHPDVGVKSDLELQKQLEEVLKKFPADGVIPVTDGAEDEQIFPIITSRIPIISTRRVVVKQSESIETTYYILYRYLKEILSDPEAAKIFFGLPGLILLIYGIARLLSIKYQQSVTIISSTVTGVILFLIGGYFFAKAFRIKEVLGHVLTKGFIQFVSAIAAMFVLFAGAVNAYLNLERIALQLTGRYPGTELLGLVIFLNALNTPFIVALGILMIGKIVHSYLRKDYHIWYYISGILLLPALWITIDVTTLYALSIVSFYSIEFLKKGLIAIIDIAIATLVGIYLRDKVKGWEKVEAKRSTSGV, translated from the coding sequence GTGCTTGCCATTGACAGAGATGACGACTTTGGAAAAAAAGCAAGGGTTAGAGGTCCTGTTATTGGTAGAGACGCATGTATAGATGCCGCTCTAAAGCTCAGCTTAGCAGATCCAGAAGATAGCGATGCTAATGTTTTATACGCTGCAGTAAAGCTTTATGACGAGCTCAAGGGAAAAGGGGAATTTGAGGACGTTGAAGTGGCGCTCATTACAGGGCATCCTGATGTAGGAGTTAAGAGCGACCTAGAACTGCAAAAACAGTTGGAAGAAGTCCTCAAGAAGTTCCCCGCCGATGGTGTAATTCCGGTTACAGATGGAGCAGAGGATGAGCAGATATTCCCCATAATAACTTCAAGAATTCCAATTATAAGCACCCGCCGAGTTGTCGTTAAGCAAAGCGAAAGCATCGAGACAACCTACTACATTTTGTATCGGTACCTAAAGGAAATTTTAAGCGATCCTGAAGCGGCAAAAATATTCTTTGGACTTCCCGGACTGATATTGCTTATCTATGGTATTGCCCGTTTACTTTCCATAAAATACCAGCAGAGTGTTACAATAATTTCATCAACTGTTACGGGTGTGATACTCTTCCTTATTGGAGGGTACTTTTTCGCAAAAGCCTTCCGAATAAAGGAAGTTTTGGGGCATGTCTTAACCAAGGGGTTTATACAGTTCGTTTCTGCCATTGCGGCAATGTTCGTTCTCTTCGCCGGAGCAGTAAATGCTTATCTTAACTTGGAAAGAATTGCGCTTCAGCTAACGGGTAGATACCCCGGAACGGAGCTTTTAGGGCTGGTTATATTCCTAAATGCCTTAAATACTCCCTTTATCGTTGCACTGGGCATTTTGATGATAGGTAAGATTGTCCATTCGTATCTGAGGAAGGATTACCACATCTGGTACTACATAAGCGGTATTCTGCTCCTACCGGCGCTGTGGATAACAATCGATGTTACCACCCTCTATGCACTCTCAATAGTGTCGTTCTATTCGATTGAGTTCCTAAAGAAAGGGCTCATAGCAATTATCGACATAGCCATTGCGACCCTTGTGGGGATATACCTAAGGGATAAAGTAAAAGGATGGGAGAAAGTTGAAGCTAAGAGAAGCACTTCAGGAGTATGA
- a CDS encoding deoxyribonuclease IV: MKKKVDRLRFGTAGIPLSTPKPSTITGIEQVRKLGLDAMELEFVRGINIKPELAKKIKYVAQKNDVLLTAHAPYYINLNAREKAKVEGSKQRIIQSAERLHEAGGWSVVFHAGYYLNQDPAKVYEKIKNEIKDIVRVLQDKGIDVWIRPELTGKPTQFGSLEELIKISQEVEQVLPAIDFAHCHARHNGKYNSAEEWREMLSLIENELGREALDNMHIHISGINYSEKGERNHLNLQESDLKWEDLLRVLKEFRVKGVVISESPNIEGDALLMKKKYGEIKV, encoded by the coding sequence ATGAAAAAGAAGGTTGATAGACTAAGGTTTGGAACCGCGGGAATCCCCCTCTCAACTCCAAAGCCTTCAACCATAACGGGCATAGAACAGGTCAGAAAGTTGGGCTTAGACGCCATGGAGCTCGAATTTGTAAGAGGGATTAATATAAAGCCCGAACTGGCCAAAAAAATAAAGTATGTTGCCCAAAAGAACGACGTTCTCCTCACGGCACACGCACCGTATTACATAAACCTAAACGCAAGGGAAAAAGCGAAAGTTGAGGGGAGTAAACAGAGAATAATCCAGAGTGCCGAACGTTTGCACGAAGCTGGGGGCTGGAGCGTGGTGTTCCATGCAGGGTACTACCTAAACCAAGACCCTGCGAAAGTTTATGAGAAGATTAAGAACGAGATAAAGGACATCGTGAGAGTTCTGCAGGATAAGGGAATAGACGTGTGGATACGGCCGGAGCTAACTGGTAAGCCAACTCAATTCGGAAGCCTCGAAGAGCTAATAAAGATAAGCCAAGAGGTTGAACAAGTGCTGCCCGCTATCGACTTTGCACATTGCCACGCAAGGCACAACGGAAAATACAACAGCGCCGAAGAATGGAGAGAGATGCTGTCCCTGATTGAGAATGAGCTTGGAAGAGAGGCCTTGGACAATATGCATATTCACATAAGCGGAATAAACTACTCTGAAAAGGGCGAGAGGAATCATTTAAACCTGCAAGAAAGCGACTTGAAATGGGAAGACTTGCTTAGAGTTTTAAAGGAATTCAGAGTCAAAGGAGTTGTCATAAGTGAGAGCCCCAACATAGAGGGCGATGCACTGCTTATGAAGAAAAAATATGGGGAAATTAAAGTTTAG
- a CDS encoding DNA polymerase domain-containing protein codes for MILDTDYITKDGKPIIRIFKKENGEFKIELDPHFQPYIYALLKDDSAIDEIKAIKGERHGKIVRVVDAVKVKKKFLGRDVEVWKLIFEHPQDVPALRGKIREHPAVIDIYEYDIPFAKRYLIDKGLIPMEGDEELKLMAFDIETFYHEGDEFGKGEIIMISYADEEEARVITWKNIDLPYVDVVSNEREMIKRFVQIVREKDPDVLITYNGDNFDLPYLIKRAEKLGVTLLLGRDKEHPEPKIHRMGDSFAVEIKGRIHFDLFPVVRRTINLPTYTLEAVYEAVLGKTKSKLGAEEIAAIWETEESMKKLAQYSMEDARATYELGKEFFPMEAELAKLIGQSVWDVSRSSTGNLVEWYLLRVAYERNELAPNKPDEEEYRRRLRTTYLGGYVKEPERGLWENIAYLDFRCHPADTKVIVKGKGIVNISDVKEGDYILGIDGWQRVKKVWKYHYEGKLININGLKCTPNHKVPVVTENDRQTRIRDSLAKSFLSGKVKGKIITTKLFEKIAEFEKNKPSEEEILKGELSGIILAEGTLLRKDIEYFDSSRGKKRISHQYRVEITIGENEKELLERILYIFDKLFGIRPSVKKKGDTNALKITTAKKAVYLQIEELLKNIESLYAPAVLRGFFERDATVNKIRSTIVVTQGTNNKWKIDIVAKLLDSLGIPYSRYEYKYIENGKELTKHILEITGRDGLILFQTLVGFISSEKNEALEKAIEVREMNRLKNNSFYNLSTFEVSSEYYKGEVYDLTLEGNPYYFANGILTHNSLYPSIIVTHNVSPDTLEREGCKNYDVAPIVGYKFCKDFPGFIPSILGELITMRQEIKKKMKATIDPIEKKMLDYRQRAVKLLANSILPNEWLPIIENGEVKFVKIGEFIDRYMEEQKDKVRTVDNTEVLEVDNIFAFSLNKESKKSEIKKVKALIRHKYKGEAYEVELNSGRKIHITRGHSLFTIRNGKIKEIWGEEVKVGDLIIVPKKVKLNEKEAVINIPELISKLPDEDTADVVMTTPVKGRKNFFKGMLRTLKWIFGEESKRIRTFNRYLFHLEELGFVKLLPRGYEVTDWEGLKRYRQLYEKLVKNLRYNGNKREYLVRFNDIKDSVSCFPRKELEEWKIGTLNGFRMKCILKVDEDFGKFLGYYVSEGYAGAQKNKTGGMSYSVKLYNENPNVLKDMKNIAEKFFGKVRVGKNCVDIPKKMAYLLAKSLCGVTAENKRIPSIIFDSSEPVRWAFLRAYFVGDGDIHPSKRLRLSTKSELLANQLVFLLNSLGVSSIKIGFDSGVYRVYINEDLPFLQTSRQKNTYYPNLIPKEVLEEIFGRKFQKNITFEKFKELADSGKLDKRKVKLLDFLLNGDIVLDRVKNVEKREYEGYVYDLSVEDNENFLVGFGLLYAHNSYYGYMGYPKARWYSKECAESVTAWGRHYIEMTIKEIEEKFGFKVLYADSVTGDTEIIVKRNGRIEFVPIEKLFERVDYRIGEKEYCILEDVEALTLDNRGKLIWKKVPYVMRHKAKKKVYRIWITNSWYIDVTEDHSLIVAEDGLKEARPMEIEGKSLIATKDDLSGVEYIKPHAIEEISYNGYVYDIEVEGTHRFFANGILVHNTDGFYATIPGEKPETIKKKAKEFLKYINSKLPGLLELEYEGFYLRGFFVTKKRYAVIDEEGRITTRGLEVVRRDWSEIAKETQAKVLEAILKEGSVEKAVEIVKDVVEKIAKYQVPLEKLVIHEQITKDLSEYKAIGPHVAIAKRLAAKGIKVRPGTIISYIVLRGSGKISDRVILLSEYDPKKHKYDPDYYIENQVLPAVLRILEAFGYRKEDLKYQSSKQVGLDAWLKK; via the coding sequence ATGATATTAGACACTGACTACATAACAAAGGACGGTAAACCCATAATTCGAATTTTCAAGAAAGAGAACGGGGAATTTAAAATAGAACTTGATCCACATTTTCAGCCCTACATTTACGCTCTTCTCAAAGATGACTCCGCTATTGATGAAATAAAAGCAATAAAAGGCGAGAGACACGGAAAAATTGTGAGAGTAGTCGATGCAGTGAAAGTCAAGAAGAAATTTTTGGGGAGAGATGTTGAGGTCTGGAAGCTTATATTTGAGCATCCCCAAGACGTCCCGGCCCTAAGGGGCAAGATAAGGGAACATCCAGCTGTGATTGACATTTATGAGTACGACATACCCTTTGCCAAGCGCTACCTCATAGACAAGGGCTTGATCCCTATGGAGGGCGACGAGGAGCTTAAGCTAATGGCCTTCGACATTGAGACGTTTTACCACGAGGGAGACGAGTTTGGGAAGGGCGAGATAATAATGATAAGCTACGCCGATGAGGAAGAGGCAAGGGTAATTACATGGAAGAATATTGATCTGCCCTACGTTGATGTTGTATCCAACGAAAGGGAGATGATAAAGCGGTTTGTGCAAATTGTCAGGGAAAAAGACCCGGATGTCCTGATAACTTACAATGGAGACAACTTTGATTTGCCGTACCTTATAAAAAGGGCAGAGAAGTTAGGAGTTACTCTTCTCTTGGGGAGGGACAAAGAACACCCCGAGCCCAAGATTCACAGAATGGGCGATAGCTTTGCCGTGGAAATTAAAGGCAGAATTCACTTTGATCTCTTCCCGGTTGTGCGGAGAACCATAAACCTCCCAACATACACGCTTGAGGCAGTTTATGAAGCCGTCTTGGGAAAAACCAAAAGCAAGCTGGGTGCGGAGGAAATCGCCGCCATCTGGGAAACAGAGGAGAGCATGAAGAAGCTGGCCCAGTACTCGATGGAAGATGCTAGGGCAACTTATGAACTCGGAAAAGAGTTTTTCCCCATGGAGGCAGAGCTAGCAAAGCTAATAGGCCAAAGCGTATGGGACGTCTCAAGATCAAGCACTGGCAACCTTGTAGAGTGGTACCTGTTAAGGGTGGCATATGAGAGGAATGAGCTCGCTCCGAACAAGCCGGATGAAGAAGAGTACAGAAGGCGTTTAAGGACTACTTACCTGGGAGGATACGTAAAAGAGCCGGAAAGAGGCTTATGGGAGAACATCGCCTATTTAGACTTTAGGTGCCACCCTGCAGATACAAAAGTCATAGTAAAAGGCAAAGGAATCGTGAATATTAGCGATGTTAAAGAAGGAGACTACATACTAGGAATAGATGGGTGGCAAAGAGTCAAAAAAGTCTGGAAGTATCATTACGAAGGCAAACTAATCAATATAAACGGCTTAAAATGCACTCCAAATCATAAGGTCCCGGTAGTCACGGAAAATGATCGGCAAACTAGGATTAGAGATAGTCTTGCAAAATCATTCCTCTCAGGAAAAGTAAAAGGTAAAATTATCACAACAAAGCTTTTTGAAAAAATTGCCGAGTTTGAGAAAAACAAGCCTTCTGAAGAGGAAATATTAAAGGGGGAACTTTCAGGGATTATTTTAGCCGAGGGCACATTGCTTCGAAAAGATATTGAATACTTCGATTCATCGAGAGGTAAAAAGAGAATCTCACACCAATATAGAGTCGAAATAACAATCGGCGAAAACGAAAAGGAGCTTTTAGAGAGGATTCTATACATTTTCGATAAGCTGTTTGGCATAAGACCTTCTGTGAAAAAGAAGGGAGACACAAATGCGCTTAAAATTACTACCGCAAAGAAAGCGGTTTACCTTCAAATCGAGGAACTTTTGAAAAACATTGAAAGTCTTTACGCCCCAGCAGTATTGAGGGGCTTTTTTGAAAGAGATGCCACTGTGAACAAAATACGGAGTACAATAGTTGTTACTCAAGGTACAAACAACAAATGGAAAATAGATATAGTAGCAAAGTTACTTGACAGCCTTGGAATCCCATATAGCCGCTATGAGTACAAATACATTGAAAATGGAAAGGAGTTGACTAAGCATATTTTAGAAATAACAGGAAGGGATGGACTTATTTTATTCCAAACACTGGTGGGGTTCATAAGTTCAGAGAAAAACGAAGCTTTAGAGAAAGCAATTGAAGTTAGAGAAATGAATAGACTTAAGAATAACAGCTTCTACAACCTTTCAACGTTTGAAGTGTCTTCTGAATATTATAAAGGCGAAGTTTATGACCTAACCCTAGAAGGAAACCCCTATTATTTTGCAAATGGAATTCTGACTCACAATTCTCTATACCCCTCAATTATAGTTACCCACAACGTCTCCCCTGACACTTTAGAAAGAGAAGGCTGCAAGAATTACGATGTTGCCCCGATAGTAGGTTATAAGTTCTGCAAGGATTTTCCCGGTTTCATTCCATCTATACTCGGGGAATTAATCACAATGAGGCAAGAAATAAAGAAGAAGATGAAAGCTACAATTGACCCAATAGAAAAGAAAATGCTTGATTATAGGCAAAGAGCTGTTAAATTGCTCGCAAACAGCATTTTGCCAAATGAATGGCTACCAATAATTGAAAACGGAGAAGTAAAATTCGTAAAAATTGGTGAGTTCATAGACCGCTACATGGAAGAGCAAAAGGACAAAGTAAGAACAGTGGATAATACTGAAGTTCTCGAAGTGGATAACATCTTTGCATTTTCACTAAATAAGGAAAGCAAAAAGAGCGAGATCAAGAAAGTCAAAGCCCTCATAAGGCATAAGTACAAGGGTGAAGCTTACGAGGTCGAGCTCAACTCTGGAAGAAAAATCCACATAACCCGTGGTCACAGCTTGTTCACGATTAGGAACGGGAAAATAAAGGAAATATGGGGAGAAGAAGTAAAAGTTGGCGACCTTATAATAGTGCCCAAAAAAGTTAAGCTCAATGAAAAAGAAGCCGTCATCAACATTCCAGAGTTGATTTCGAAACTGCCCGATGAAGACACGGCCGATGTTGTTATGACAACCCCAGTTAAGGGAAGAAAGAACTTCTTTAAAGGCATGCTGAGAACACTAAAGTGGATTTTTGGAGAGGAAAGCAAGAGAATTAGGACGTTTAACAGGTACCTCTTCCATCTTGAAGAGCTTGGTTTTGTTAAACTGCTGCCCCGTGGATATGAAGTCACCGACTGGGAAGGGCTAAAAAGATATAGGCAACTTTACGAGAAGCTCGTAAAAAACCTCAGATACAATGGAAATAAGAGGGAGTATTTAGTGAGGTTTAACGATATCAAAGACTCCGTATCTTGCTTCCCACGAAAGGAGCTTGAAGAATGGAAAATTGGAACGCTCAACGGCTTTAGGATGAAGTGCATCCTCAAAGTCGATGAGGATTTCGGAAAGTTCTTAGGCTACTATGTCAGCGAAGGCTATGCGGGGGCTCAGAAAAACAAAACAGGTGGAATGAGCTACTCAGTAAAGCTCTATAATGAGAATCCTAACGTTCTCAAAGATATGAAAAATATTGCAGAGAAGTTTTTTGGCAAAGTTAGAGTCGGCAAAAACTGTGTGGATATACCAAAAAAGATGGCATACCTTCTCGCGAAATCCCTCTGTGGAGTAACAGCAGAGAACAAAAGGATTCCTTCAATTATATTTGATTCCTCTGAACCTGTACGATGGGCATTCTTGAGAGCGTATTTTGTGGGTGATGGCGATATTCATCCATCAAAAAGGCTTAGGCTCTCCACAAAAAGCGAGCTCCTAGCAAACCAGCTTGTATTTCTCTTAAACTCCTTGGGAGTTTCATCTATAAAAATTGGGTTTGACAGCGGGGTTTATAGGGTTTACATAAACGAGGATTTGCCGTTCCTACAAACTTCGAGGCAGAAAAACACGTACTACCCTAATCTTATTCCCAAGGAGGTTCTTGAGGAAATATTCGGAAGAAAATTCCAAAAGAACATAACGTTTGAGAAATTCAAAGAGCTCGCTGACTCCGGAAAACTGGACAAAAGAAAAGTCAAGCTCTTGGATTTCCTCCTCAATGGAGACATTGTCCTTGACAGAGTAAAAAATGTTGAAAAAAGAGAATATGAAGGGTATGTCTATGATTTGAGCGTTGAAGACAACGAAAACTTTCTCGTTGGTTTTGGACTGCTCTACGCACACAACAGCTATTACGGTTATATGGGCTATCCCAAGGCGAGGTGGTACTCGAAGGAATGTGCCGAAAGCGTTACCGCGTGGGGAAGGCACTACATAGAAATGACCATAAAAGAGATAGAGGAGAAATTTGGATTTAAGGTGCTATATGCCGACAGCGTTACGGGTGATACGGAGATAATCGTTAAGAGAAATGGGCGGATAGAGTTTGTTCCTATTGAAAAGCTCTTTGAACGCGTAGATTACCGGATTGGAGAAAAAGAATACTGCATCCTTGAGGACGTTGAAGCGCTGACACTCGACAATAGAGGCAAGCTCATCTGGAAAAAAGTTCCGTACGTTATGAGGCACAAGGCGAAAAAGAAGGTCTACCGCATCTGGATTACAAACTCGTGGTACATTGACGTTACCGAGGATCACTCTCTTATAGTAGCTGAGGATGGTCTGAAGGAAGCTAGGCCAATGGAAATCGAAGGCAAGAGCCTAATAGCGACCAAAGATGACCTTTCAGGAGTGGAATATATCAAGCCTCATGCCATCGAGGAAATATCCTACAACGGCTACGTTTACGACATCGAGGTGGAGGGAACCCACAGGTTCTTCGCAAATGGAATACTCGTGCACAACACTGATGGTTTTTACGCCACAATACCGGGAGAAAAACCTGAAACAATCAAAAAGAAAGCTAAGGAATTCTTAAAATACATAAACTCCAAACTTCCCGGTCTGCTCGAGCTTGAGTATGAGGGCTTTTACTTGAGAGGATTTTTCGTCACAAAGAAGCGCTATGCGGTTATAGACGAAGAAGGTAGGATAACGACAAGGGGTCTGGAAGTTGTAAGGAGGGACTGGAGCGAAATAGCCAAAGAGACCCAGGCTAAAGTCTTGGAGGCAATACTTAAAGAAGGTAGTGTCGAAAAAGCTGTGGAAATCGTTAAGGACGTTGTTGAGAAGATAGCAAAATACCAAGTCCCGCTTGAAAAGCTTGTTATCCACGAGCAGATTACCAAGGATCTAAGTGAATACAAAGCCATTGGGCCTCATGTAGCAATAGCAAAGAGGCTTGCTGCAAAGGGAATAAAAGTGAGACCCGGCACGATAATAAGCTATATCGTCCTCAGGGGAAGCGGAAAGATAAGTGACAGGGTAATTTTGCTTTCAGAGTATGATCCGAAAAAACACAAGTACGACCCCGACTACTACATAGAAAACCAAGTTCTGCCGGCGGTGCTTAGGATCCTTGAAGCCTTCGGCTACAGAAAAGAGGACTTAAAATACCAAAGCTCAAAACAGGTTGGACTGGACGCGTGGCTTAAGAAGTAG